The proteins below come from a single bacterium genomic window:
- the wecB gene encoding UDP-N-acetylglucosamine 2-epimerase (non-hydrolyzing), with the protein MNGKICSIVGARPQFIKAAAVGRELRRRFAEVLIHTGQHYDESMSSVFFEELEIPPPDYNLDIRSGPHGRQTGAMLGALEEVLIGERPDLVLIYGDTNSTLAGALAAAKLHLPIAHVEAGLRSFNREMPEEINRILADEISTLLFCPTATAVDNLRREGVTSGVFLTGDVMLDALMRYREKPSGGPALLQSLNLNPGGYRLLTIHRAGNTDSVSNLGSLLAALGESGTPIVFPVHPRTRGRISEAGLAVAKNIRCIDPVGYLEMLFLERNADLILTDSGGIQKEAYIFGVPCVTLREETEWVETVAAGWNTLAGTAPETILSALLRSRPKSERPKIFGSGTSSALITDILLDFLARGSA; encoded by the coding sequence ATGAACGGGAAAATTTGTTCGATCGTGGGGGCCCGACCCCAGTTTATCAAGGCCGCCGCCGTCGGCCGAGAGCTGCGACGGCGGTTCGCCGAAGTTCTGATCCATACCGGTCAGCACTACGACGAGTCCATGTCTTCGGTATTCTTCGAGGAGTTGGAGATCCCCCCGCCGGACTACAACCTCGATATCCGTTCCGGCCCGCACGGCCGGCAGACCGGGGCCATGCTTGGGGCCCTGGAAGAAGTTCTGATAGGGGAACGGCCCGACCTGGTCCTGATTTACGGGGACACCAACTCGACCCTGGCCGGGGCGCTGGCGGCGGCGAAACTCCATCTCCCGATCGCACACGTGGAAGCCGGCTTGAGGAGCTTCAACCGGGAAATGCCGGAGGAGATCAACCGTATTCTCGCCGACGAAATCTCCACCCTGCTTTTCTGCCCCACCGCGACCGCCGTCGATAATCTCCGGCGTGAAGGCGTTACCTCGGGAGTCTTTCTGACCGGAGACGTCATGCTCGATGCGCTCATGCGTTATCGGGAAAAACCGTCGGGGGGACCCGCGCTTCTCCAATCTCTGAACCTGAACCCGGGCGGGTACCGGCTGCTGACCATCCACCGGGCCGGAAACACCGACTCGGTTTCGAACCTGGGATCGCTGCTGGCGGCGCTGGGGGAAAGCGGCACTCCCATCGTCTTCCCGGTTCACCCCCGCACCAGGGGCAGGATCTCCGAAGCCGGGCTGGCCGTGGCGAAGAACATACGCTGTATCGATCCGGTGGGATATCTGGAGATGCTGTTTCTGGAACGAAACGCCGACCTGATCCTGACCGATTCGGGGGGGATTCAAAAAGAAGCCTATATCTTCGGGGTCCCCTGCGTCACCCTCAGGGAAGAGACGGAGTGGGTCGAGACCGTCGCAGCGGGCTGGAATACGTTGGCGGGAACCGCGCCGGAGACCATCCTCTCGGCTCTGCTGCGTTCTCGCCCCAAGAGCGAAC
- a CDS encoding glycosyltransferase family 39 protein, whose amino-acid sequence MNRKKANWILTGILVLGAAARLGGIWYRHFPDESFQLYRSLKIGAGEFTPNWFMGVYTYLMFGFYSLFFLVGRIGGIFPSIEVFMGRYYTDPLIFYWVGRAVESAAGIVGIWMLYRLGRCFFDRGVSLASAFFLAFNLTHIQISQFARGQAFALLFGMAALFFVAGYHRRKSFLKLIAVGIFLAAAISIRIYYLAYFIPVGIIFFSSRTRFAQKASDTLALIGVFIASSILFTPELVTDLPHLLGGLYNATASLSFNEGMDTNFLGAEVSNGWVAYLFTYLPVSLGWPLYVISWAGMGWLVIRGRKLSSATIIIFPIVYLAVMGKSQLAAPRYAIPIMPFLFLSAASFVGEITSHEKLRRHAWIFSMVTVLLVSPGIPEIVSYDLSRSEFNTIDLARQWILDNIPDRAGVAVESTGYAGPNIRLYSVIDYDIYRMSPGELKALYRERMKGGETDSRALRYFIDHPPTPWHRIYDLNVKQPVDIGYLLEEGVEYFVISSGVRDDYENDDLVEAKYPQLVRNRRLFYRWVEEEGKLLKSFSPGPACPGPRIDIYRVY is encoded by the coding sequence ATGAATCGGAAAAAGGCCAACTGGATCTTGACCGGAATCCTTGTTCTAGGCGCGGCGGCGCGCCTGGGGGGAATCTGGTACCGCCATTTTCCCGACGAGTCTTTTCAGCTTTACCGTTCCCTCAAAATCGGCGCGGGAGAGTTCACTCCGAATTGGTTCATGGGTGTCTATACCTACCTCATGTTCGGGTTTTACTCCCTGTTTTTTCTGGTCGGCCGGATAGGAGGAATATTTCCCAGTATTGAGGTTTTCATGGGGCGGTATTATACCGATCCACTCATATTTTATTGGGTTGGGCGCGCGGTTGAAAGCGCCGCCGGCATTGTTGGGATCTGGATGCTCTACCGGTTGGGCCGTTGTTTTTTTGATCGAGGCGTTTCCTTGGCATCCGCTTTTTTTCTGGCCTTTAATTTAACCCATATTCAAATTTCCCAGTTTGCTCGAGGCCAAGCCTTCGCTCTGCTTTTCGGGATGGCGGCTCTCTTCTTCGTGGCGGGGTATCATCGCCGGAAAAGTTTTCTAAAATTGATTGCGGTGGGAATATTTCTGGCCGCCGCTATCTCGATCCGGATCTACTATCTAGCTTATTTTATTCCCGTTGGAATTATTTTCTTCTCGTCAAGAACCCGGTTCGCCCAAAAGGCCTCCGACACCCTGGCATTGATAGGTGTATTTATTGCTTCGTCTATTCTGTTTACACCGGAGCTGGTTACGGATCTTCCCCACTTACTCGGTGGGTTATACAATGCCACGGCTTCTCTCTCGTTTAATGAAGGAATGGATACCAACTTTCTCGGGGCGGAGGTGAGCAATGGCTGGGTAGCTTATCTATTTACTTATTTGCCCGTCTCATTGGGTTGGCCTCTTTATGTAATCTCCTGGGCGGGAATGGGTTGGTTGGTTATCCGCGGGAGGAAGCTAAGCAGCGCGACCATCATTATATTTCCCATCGTATATCTAGCGGTAATGGGAAAATCGCAACTTGCCGCTCCTCGGTACGCAATACCGATCATGCCGTTTTTATTTCTGTCGGCAGCTTCCTTTGTGGGGGAGATAACATCGCACGAAAAGCTAAGGCGCCATGCATGGATATTCTCCATGGTGACGGTTCTCCTGGTCAGCCCCGGGATTCCGGAGATTGTTTCCTACGACCTTTCCCGAAGCGAATTCAACACCATCGACCTCGCTCGGCAATGGATATTGGACAACATTCCCGACCGCGCCGGAGTGGCGGTGGAAAGCACCGGTTATGCCGGGCCCAATATCCGGCTCTATTCAGTGATCGATTACGATATATATCGAATGTCGCCCGGGGAATTGAAGGCGCTGTACCGGGAAAGGATGAAGGGGGGAGAGACCGACTCTCGGGCTCTCCGCTACTTTATCGATCACCCCCCGACGCCGTGGCACCGGATTTACGACCTCAATGTCAAACAGCCGGTCGACATCGGCTATCTGCTTGAGGAAGGAGTCGAATATTTCGTCATCAGCTCGGGAGTTCGCGACGACTACGAAAACGACGACCTGGTCGAGGCCAAATACCCCCAACTGGTTCGCAACCGGCGGTTGTTCTACCGTTGGGTGGAGGAGGAGGGAAAGCTGCTCAAATCTTTTTCTCCCGGGCCTGCCTGCCCCGGTCCGCGCATCGATATCTATCGCGTTTATTAA
- a CDS encoding DUF362 domain-containing protein has translation MKDYPGTPPFDPPEVFPELERLPFRVGTDPGNRVYSGVRETLKLLGLDRERFGTREWNPLGELIRPGNKVVIKPNFALHYHRGGETPLSIVVHASVLRPLIDYAQLALQGSGELLVADAPVTDADWEKLIEVNRVRPMLEILNRSYPLRIGLRDLRRVVVSGYDQNNLFLDRRVQGYGARHTTIVNLGKHSAFYGLPPKIEKLYYGADFDRRIPQAHHRGEIQEYSVAADILEADVVICVPKLKTHKTAGVTLSVKNIVGINTDKNFLPHYRIGEPRDGGDEYPDTGGQWLRWKGKLVRTAIDIGLGRLGSVVARPLNRLLNFYRRFSLGERAADPTIETADLVYKRLLGRRVRCGHWYGNDTLWRLGVDLNRVLLYADRDGVIHETPRRSYLSLMDGIIAGEGKGPMVPDPRHVGVLIAGFNPLAVDRVAVGLMGFDEARLPIVAKVASAPGLSLGGSRPPEVCLVPGTDLPHLAPFEPAPNWKGHIERGMEQRA, from the coding sequence TTGAAGGATTACCCTGGGACACCGCCGTTCGATCCCCCGGAGGTCTTCCCCGAGCTGGAGCGGCTTCCGTTTCGGGTCGGCACCGACCCGGGGAACCGGGTTTACTCCGGGGTGCGCGAAACCCTGAAGCTCCTGGGGCTGGACCGGGAACGGTTCGGGACCAGGGAGTGGAATCCCCTGGGAGAGCTGATCCGCCCCGGGAACAAGGTGGTGATCAAACCCAACTTCGCCCTCCACTACCACCGGGGGGGGGAAACCCCACTGTCGATCGTGGTTCACGCTTCGGTTCTGCGGCCCCTGATCGATTACGCCCAGCTGGCTTTGCAGGGAAGCGGGGAACTCCTGGTTGCCGACGCGCCCGTAACCGACGCCGACTGGGAGAAGCTGATCGAAGTCAACCGGGTGCGGCCGATGCTGGAGATCCTGAATCGATCGTATCCGCTCCGGATCGGCTTGCGGGACCTGAGAAGGGTCGTGGTCTCCGGCTACGATCAGAACAACCTTTTTCTGGACCGCCGCGTGCAGGGTTACGGCGCCCGGCACACCACGATCGTCAACCTGGGGAAACACAGCGCTTTTTACGGCCTGCCCCCGAAAATCGAGAAGCTCTACTACGGGGCCGATTTCGACCGCCGCATCCCCCAGGCGCACCATCGCGGCGAAATCCAGGAATATTCGGTGGCGGCCGATATTCTCGAAGCCGATGTCGTCATCTGCGTTCCCAAGCTCAAGACCCACAAGACCGCGGGAGTGACCCTGAGCGTCAAAAACATCGTGGGCATCAACACGGACAAGAATTTTCTGCCTCATTACCGGATCGGCGAGCCGCGCGACGGGGGCGACGAATATCCCGATACCGGCGGCCAGTGGCTCCGGTGGAAAGGGAAGCTGGTAAGAACGGCCATAGACATCGGCCTGGGCCGGCTCGGCTCGGTTGTGGCCCGGCCCCTGAACCGGTTGTTGAACTTCTACCGGCGATTCTCCCTGGGGGAACGGGCCGCGGACCCCACCATCGAGACCGCCGACCTCGTCTACAAGCGCCTGCTCGGCCGCCGGGTCCGTTGCGGCCATTGGTACGGAAACGACACGCTCTGGAGATTGGGAGTCGACCTCAATCGGGTTTTACTCTATGCCGACCGCGACGGCGTTATCCACGAAACCCCCCGAAGGTCGTATCTCTCCCTGATGGACGGCATTATCGCCGGGGAAGGGAAGGGGCCGATGGTTCCGGATCCCCGGCACGTCGGGGTCCTGATCGCCGGGTTCAACCCCTTGGCCGTGGACCGGGTTGCCGTCGGCCTGATGGGCTTCGACGAGGCCAGGCTCCCGATCGTGGCCAAAGTGGCCTCGGCTCCCGGCCTCTCCCTGGGCGGGTCCCGGCCCCCGGAAGTATGCCTCGTGCCCGGGACCGATCTGCCCCATCTTGCCCCCTTCGAGCCGGCCCCGAATTGGAAAGGTCATATAGAGAGAGGCATGGAGCAGAGAGCATAG
- a CDS encoding ABC transporter permease — MMESLKELWGYRQLIITLTIREIKIRYKQTIFGVGWAVIQPVAMMVIFTVIFSRFLHLDSENFPYPIFSYSALIFWTFFSTSLSFGPNSMLRMADLIKKIYFPREILPISAVLAALVDMLIASVIFVAFMIYYGIPFGPELLLVPPLVFLQILFTVGVVLLMSALNVYYRDIRHGIPFLVQAWMYATPIVFSMSKVPERYRPWYVAVNPMAGLIDGYRRIILHQMPPDGFLTLIVLAMAIIWLVMAYSIFKRMEGSFADVV, encoded by the coding sequence ATGATGGAATCTTTGAAAGAATTATGGGGGTATAGACAGTTAATAATTACCCTTACGATCAGAGAAATCAAGATTCGCTATAAGCAAACGATTTTCGGAGTCGGTTGGGCTGTAATCCAACCCGTAGCGATGATGGTGATTTTTACCGTGATTTTCTCCCGGTTTCTTCATCTGGACAGCGAGAACTTTCCCTATCCGATATTTTCCTACAGCGCTTTAATTTTTTGGACGTTCTTTTCCACCTCGCTGTCTTTCGGTCCTAACTCTATGTTAAGAATGGCCGACCTTATCAAGAAGATCTACTTTCCCCGGGAAATTCTGCCGATCTCGGCGGTCCTGGCCGCGCTTGTCGATATGCTGATCGCCTCCGTGATTTTCGTTGCCTTTATGATCTATTACGGAATCCCCTTCGGTCCCGAACTTCTGCTGGTCCCTCCGCTGGTCTTTCTCCAGATACTATTTACCGTTGGTGTCGTCCTTCTTATGTCCGCCCTGAACGTCTATTATCGGGATATTCGACATGGCATTCCCTTTCTTGTCCAAGCCTGGATGTACGCTACTCCGATAGTTTTCTCGATGAGCAAGGTCCCCGAGCGATATCGGCCTTGGTATGTCGCGGTCAATCCGATGGCGGGGTTAATAGATGGTTACCGCCGGATCATCCTTCACCAGATGCCGCCCGACGGTTTTTTGACCCTGATCGTGCTGGCGATGGCGATTATCTGGCTGGTAATGGCTTACTCGATTTTTAAAAGGATGGAAGGAAGTTTTGCCGACGTGGTCTAG
- a CDS encoding four helix bundle protein gives MAGKAKFRFEDLEIWRKSVEVGIKLLDIADEVEKKRLFRFADQIRGAALSMSNNIAEGSGSRSRKEFNQFLNIARRSTFENANMLFILQKRDLISIEQKEYLLVELDTICRMISGFQKTLRG, from the coding sequence ATGGCAGGAAAGGCTAAGTTCAGATTTGAAGATCTTGAAATCTGGCGTAAATCTGTCGAGGTTGGGATCAAGTTATTGGATATAGCAGATGAGGTAGAGAAGAAGAGACTTTTTCGCTTTGCAGACCAAATTCGGGGTGCGGCTCTTTCGATGTCGAATAATATAGCTGAGGGTTCCGGAAGTAGGTCGCGAAAAGAGTTTAATCAGTTTCTGAATATTGCCCGACGCTCCACTTTTGAGAATGCCAACATGCTCTTTATCCTTCAAAAGCGAGATTTAATCAGCATCGAACAAAAAGAATACTTATTGGTTGAGTTAGATACGATCTGTCGGATGATCAGCGGTTTCCAGAAAACTCTACGTGGATAG
- a CDS encoding four helix bundle protein, which translates to MRDHTKLRAFELADEVALLVYRVTALFPKEEQYGLTSQMRRAAVSTASNIVEGCARATTLDYVRFLSIAFGSTRELHYQYDLAQRLGFLVHQDSDLLGIKLIETEKVLNGLIRSLQDK; encoded by the coding sequence ATGAGAGATCACACCAAACTGAGAGCGTTTGAGTTGGCTGATGAGGTGGCGTTATTGGTCTACCGAGTCACCGCTCTTTTTCCTAAAGAGGAGCAGTATGGGTTAACTTCACAAATGAGACGAGCTGCGGTATCGACAGCTTCCAATATCGTTGAAGGTTGTGCCAGAGCCACTACCTTGGATTACGTTCGCTTCCTCTCCATTGCCTTTGGTTCGACAAGGGAGCTACATTATCAATATGACCTGGCGCAACGATTGGGATTTTTAGTTCATCAAGATTCAGACTTGCTTGGGATAAAACTTATTGAGACGGAAAAAGTTCTTAATGGCTTAATTCGCTCGTTGCAGGACAAATAA